From a single Helicovermis profundi genomic region:
- a CDS encoding BMC domain-containing protein: MGKAIGVMEFRSIGKGIESLDAMLKCASVSVILSRIICIGKYFVIITGDVAAVENAINTGNIIGTNEVKGSLIIPSVAEGVLEKINVKIDKSDIKALGIVETKSLAYGILAANSVKKSSNVELLKVSIMLGLGGKCLVLFTGDVASVESALEYTKNKINDNPKIVSAISIPSPSKELIDAL, encoded by the coding sequence TTGGGTAAAGCAATTGGAGTAATGGAATTTAGGAGTATAGGTAAAGGGATTGAATCGTTAGATGCAATGTTAAAATGTGCTAGTGTATCAGTTATTTTAAGTAGGATTATTTGCATTGGTAAGTATTTTGTTATTATAACTGGTGATGTGGCAGCAGTTGAAAATGCTATTAATACTGGAAATATTATAGGTACAAACGAAGTAAAGGGAAGTTTAATTATACCAAGTGTTGCTGAAGGTGTATTAGAAAAAATAAATGTAAAAATCGATAAATCGGATATTAAAGCTCTGGGAATAGTTGAAACTAAGAGTTTGGCTTATGGTATACTTGCAGCAAATAGTGTAAAAAAATCATCAAATGTAGAATTATTAAAAGTTTCAATTATGCTTGGATTGGGTGGGAAATGCCTTGTTTTATTTACAGGAGATGTTGCTTCGGTAGAAAGTGCACTTGAATATACTAAAAATAAGATTAATGATAATCCTAAAATTGTTTCTGCTATATCAATACCTTCACCATCTAAGGAATTGATTGACGCCTTATAG
- a CDS encoding alpha-amylase family glycosyl hydrolase, which translates to MAKNTSKDLRNLSIYSIYLRNHGKINTFDGLKNDLKRIKSMNFDAIWLLPVHPIGTVNKKGTLGCPYSIKDYGEINPNYGTKESFKDFIDASHKENLKVIIDVVYNHTSYDSLLYKTHPKYFIKNNKGEPICKADDWTDVIDLDYSNRDLWKLLIDYLKEYSDLGVDGFRCDVASLVPVEFWKEAREKIAKINPNTIWLAESVHKSFIKELSVLGYKAYSDSELYQAFDILYDYDIHPEYMDFIGGKISLTKYIDSVKNQDKIYPKNYVKLRFIENHDQKRMSSLVKTMDEKINFTILSYLLKGATLVYAGQETKDTFTPSLFEKDPVNFDGTMPEYVNLINTLNTLTKDEIFKTDKVKYEVINEDLLVIRYDRDQLLALINFSEKPISCDLNLIGNYINILENTVINSAKPTKINKPLIFKKIK; encoded by the coding sequence ATGGCAAAAAATACAAGTAAAGATTTAAGAAATCTTTCAATATACTCTATTTATTTAAGAAATCACGGTAAAATCAATACTTTTGATGGTCTAAAAAACGATCTTAAAAGAATTAAATCAATGAACTTTGATGCAATTTGGTTATTGCCAGTCCATCCTATAGGCACAGTAAATAAAAAAGGAACCCTTGGCTGCCCTTATTCTATAAAAGACTACGGAGAAATCAATCCAAACTACGGAACAAAAGAATCTTTTAAAGATTTTATAGATGCATCTCATAAAGAAAATTTAAAAGTTATAATCGATGTTGTATATAATCACACATCATATGATTCGCTTCTTTACAAAACTCATCCAAAATATTTTATTAAAAATAATAAAGGAGAACCTATTTGTAAAGCCGATGATTGGACAGATGTAATTGATTTGGACTATTCAAACAGAGATTTATGGAAACTATTAATAGATTATTTAAAAGAGTACTCAGACCTTGGAGTAGATGGATTTAGATGTGACGTAGCTTCTCTAGTTCCTGTTGAATTTTGGAAAGAAGCAAGAGAAAAAATTGCAAAAATTAATCCAAATACTATATGGCTAGCTGAATCTGTACACAAATCTTTTATAAAAGAATTAAGTGTCCTAGGCTATAAGGCATATAGCGACAGCGAGCTCTACCAAGCATTCGATATACTTTACGACTACGATATTCATCCTGAATATATGGATTTTATTGGTGGTAAAATATCACTTACAAAGTATATAGATTCAGTTAAAAATCAAGATAAAATATATCCTAAAAATTATGTGAAATTAAGGTTCATTGAAAATCATGATCAAAAGAGAATGAGCTCACTTGTTAAAACTATGGATGAAAAAATCAATTTTACTATACTTTCATATCTTTTAAAAGGAGCTACTCTAGTATATGCTGGCCAAGAAACAAAAGATACCTTTACACCAAGTTTATTTGAAAAAGATCCAGTGAATTTTGATGGCACTATGCCAGAGTATGTAAACTTAATAAATACATTAAACACACTTACTAAAGATGAAATTTTTAAGACAGATAAGGTAAAATATGAAGTAATAAATGAAGACTTGTTAGTTATAAGATATGACCGTGACCAACTCCTTGCACTTATTAATTTCAGCGAAAAACCTATATCATGTGATTTAAATTTAATTGGAAATTACATCAATATTTTAGAGAATACCGTTATTAATAGTGCGAAACCAACAAAAATTAATAAACCACTAATTTTTAAAAAAATAAAATAA
- a CDS encoding ABC transporter ATP-binding protein encodes MSNVILKKINKVYPNGFNAVKNIDLEIKDKEFMVLVGPSGCGKTTTLRMIAGLEEISDGELLIGEKTVNEVAPKDRNIAMVFQNYALYPHMTIYDNMAFGLKLRKYPKDKIKSKVENAASILGIEDLLKRKPKQLSGGQRQRVALGRAIVREPEVFLMDEPLSNLDAKLRVQTRSELIKLHNRLDTTFVYVTHDQTEAMTMGTRICVMNKGEIQQVDTPKNIYQNPTNTFVAGFIGSPQMNFMNSVIKEENGNVLIEYNGLKLPLTKEMASSVKDGGYIGKEVLMGIRSENILIDKGGFEVTVDVTELLGSEIYIYYSINGEQFIAKETHNMNFKIGDKITVSFDESKIHLFDKESGNKIINW; translated from the coding sequence ATGTCAAATGTAATTCTTAAAAAAATCAACAAAGTGTATCCAAATGGTTTTAACGCAGTTAAAAATATTGATTTAGAAATCAAAGACAAAGAATTCATGGTTCTAGTTGGACCATCTGGTTGTGGAAAAACAACTACTCTTAGAATGATTGCAGGACTTGAGGAAATATCTGATGGCGAACTACTAATTGGAGAAAAAACTGTAAATGAAGTAGCTCCAAAAGACAGAAATATAGCAATGGTATTCCAAAATTATGCCCTATATCCTCATATGACTATTTATGATAATATGGCATTTGGTCTTAAACTAAGAAAATATCCAAAAGACAAAATAAAATCAAAAGTTGAAAATGCAGCATCTATACTAGGAATAGAAGATTTACTTAAAAGAAAACCAAAGCAACTTTCAGGTGGTCAAAGACAAAGAGTTGCACTTGGACGTGCTATTGTAAGAGAACCAGAAGTATTCTTAATGGATGAACCACTTTCAAATCTTGACGCAAAACTTAGAGTTCAAACAAGATCTGAATTAATCAAGCTTCATAATAGACTAGATACCACTTTTGTATACGTTACTCATGATCAAACTGAAGCCATGACAATGGGAACAAGAATTTGCGTTATGAATAAAGGTGAAATTCAACAAGTAGATACACCAAAAAACATTTACCAAAATCCTACAAATACTTTTGTAGCTGGATTTATTGGTTCACCTCAAATGAATTTTATGAACTCTGTAATAAAAGAAGAAAATGGTAACGTTCTTATAGAATATAATGGACTTAAATTACCATTAACTAAAGAAATGGCTTCTTCTGTAAAAGATGGCGGATATATTGGTAAAGAAGTACTTATGGGAATTAGATCAGAAAATATACTAATCGATAAAGGCGGATTTGAAGTAACTGTCGATGTTACTGAACTTCTTGGAAGCGAAATCTACATTTACTATAGTATAAATGGTGAACAATTTATCGCTAAAGAAACTCATAATATGAACTTTAAAATTGGCGATAAGATAACTGTATCATTTGATGAAAGTAAAATTCATTTATTTGATAAAGAGAGCGGAAATAAAATTATAAATTGGTGA
- a CDS encoding LacI family DNA-binding transcriptional regulator: MKVTIKDVAKKANVSPSTVSRVIANNPRISDKTKEKVHKTLKELHYRPNVIARSLVSNKTNILGLIIPNSNENLFKNPFFIDVLRGISIYAQKHGYHIMYTYSKNEKEEKEYIQEYIYSNLVDGIILLTALENDPIIKHLKKEDFPFAVIGRPENTDSILWVDNDNFKAMYELVNHLIAQGHKDIAFIGGPSEFMFSKDRLKGYKMALSAKGYIVNDDKIIHESGFDVNSGYRACKKIFKNFSPTAIVTTDDLLAFGANKFLKEENIKEVEITGFNNVPTYEFQSHSITSIDIDSEGLGYSVAKLLIAKLNNQEMINNHIIVETKLIDRTSK, translated from the coding sequence ATGAAAGTTACAATTAAAGACGTCGCAAAAAAAGCAAATGTATCACCCTCTACAGTGTCGAGGGTGATTGCTAATAATCCAAGAATTTCAGATAAAACTAAGGAAAAAGTTCATAAAACTTTAAAAGAACTCCACTATAGACCTAATGTTATCGCAAGGAGTTTGGTAAGCAATAAAACCAATATTTTAGGGTTAATTATTCCCAATTCGAATGAAAATTTATTTAAAAACCCTTTTTTTATTGATGTTCTAAGAGGAATAAGTATATATGCCCAAAAACACGGTTATCATATTATGTACACATATTCAAAGAACGAAAAAGAAGAAAAAGAGTATATTCAAGAATATATTTATAGTAATTTGGTAGATGGTATAATCTTACTAACCGCACTTGAAAACGACCCTATTATTAAACATTTGAAGAAAGAAGATTTTCCATTTGCCGTAATTGGAAGACCTGAAAATACTGATAGCATTCTTTGGGTAGATAATGACAATTTTAAAGCAATGTATGAATTAGTGAACCACTTAATTGCACAAGGTCATAAAGATATAGCATTTATAGGTGGTCCAAGTGAATTTATGTTCTCAAAAGACAGACTTAAAGGCTATAAAATGGCTCTTTCAGCAAAAGGCTATATAGTAAATGATGATAAAATAATTCATGAAAGTGGCTTTGATGTTAATTCAGGTTACAGAGCCTGCAAGAAAATATTTAAAAACTTTTCACCTACAGCTATAGTAACAACTGATGATTTACTTGCATTTGGAGCAAACAAATTTCTTAAAGAAGAAAATATTAAGGAAGTTGAAATCACAGGGTTTAACAATGTACCTACCTACGAATTTCAGTCACACTCCATAACGTCAATCGACATAGATTCAGAGGGTCTTGGATATTCTGTAGCGAAATTACTTATAGCAAAACTAAATAACCAAGAAATGATTAATAACCATATAATTGTTGAGACAAAATTAATTGATAGAACAAGTAAATAA
- a CDS encoding PucR family transcriptional regulator: MYIELIEKLNTLFNTEVILKTNANTYIPNNLIKETFKDYIPVGINKGVYIKDKILEKREKALLKYLLEEFLETNNTFIDILNNKNSYKNMSLDITYPFYIWEIASSGNSKDIMKIIKSIYPKDIVFEKNENSIIVFKQIPIEEENSIEDVYCDLESEILSDISLYVSYEVTCGKDIYDAHLNLDTLKEFSKIVRSKNNVYEFNKLLLPNIFLNIKNEDNLNYLKDIFQKNNRYTLDEELLNSALIFFESNLNITEAANKLYIHRNTLVYRLKKILIITGYDIRKFHEAINFYLNYLYDNLIEK; the protein is encoded by the coding sequence ATGTATATTGAATTAATCGAAAAACTTAACACTCTTTTTAACACTGAAGTTATTTTAAAAACTAATGCAAACACCTATATTCCAAATAATTTAATTAAAGAAACTTTTAAAGATTATATTCCTGTTGGAATAAATAAAGGTGTTTATATTAAGGATAAAATTCTTGAAAAAAGAGAAAAAGCTCTATTAAAATACCTTTTAGAAGAATTTTTAGAGACTAACAATACTTTTATAGATATATTAAATAATAAAAATTCATATAAGAATATGAGTCTTGATATTACTTATCCATTTTATATTTGGGAAATAGCATCTTCAGGTAATTCAAAAGATATTATGAAAATTATTAAATCAATATATCCAAAAGATATTGTTTTTGAAAAAAACGAAAATTCTATTATTGTATTTAAGCAAATTCCAATAGAAGAAGAAAACTCTATTGAAGATGTTTATTGTGACTTAGAATCAGAAATTCTTTCAGATATTTCTTTGTATGTAAGCTATGAAGTTACATGCGGTAAAGATATCTATGATGCACATTTAAATCTAGATACCTTAAAAGAATTTTCAAAAATAGTACGCTCTAAAAACAATGTTTATGAATTTAATAAGCTACTATTACCAAATATTTTCCTAAATATTAAAAATGAAGATAATCTCAATTATTTAAAAGATATATTTCAAAAGAACAATAGATATACATTAGATGAAGAATTACTTAATTCAGCCCTTATATTTTTCGAAAGCAATTTAAATATTACTGAAGCTGCTAACAAACTATATATTCATAGAAACACTTTAGTTTATAGACTTAAAAAAATACTTATCATAACTGGTTATGATATAAGAAAATTTCATGAAGCCATTAATTTTTATCTAAATTATCTATATGATAATTTAATTGAAAAATAA
- a CDS encoding PadR family transcriptional regulator, with amino-acid sequence MNRELLKGTTEVMILKMIETEPMYGYGMIKNFEIMSKGTFKFKEGTLYPILHSLEKKKYIESFWNVVEGRKRKYYRITTLGTRQLEEKENEWLVFSKALNEILGC; translated from the coding sequence TTGAATAGAGAACTTTTAAAAGGTACTACAGAAGTAATGATATTAAAGATGATTGAAACGGAACCTATGTACGGTTATGGAATGATAAAAAATTTTGAAATTATGTCAAAGGGAACTTTTAAATTTAAAGAGGGGACTTTGTATCCAATTTTACATTCTCTTGAGAAAAAAAAGTACATAGAATCATTTTGGAATGTAGTTGAAGGTAGAAAAAGAAAATATTATCGTATCACAACTTTAGGAACTAGACAATTAGAAGAAAAAGAAAATGAGTGGCTTGTATTTAGCAAAGCTCTTAATGAAATCTTGGGGTGTTGA
- a CDS encoding carbohydrate ABC transporter permease: MSTLIGKFKTKRKPSSQLINKSTPYLYMMPAMIIMLGMVLYPFMYGVWLSFTNMSLTKFFNPDFIGLRNYIRLFQDGVIFSTFNRTIIWTFVNVFFHVSIGLFLAILLNRKLPGKSILRVLLIIPWAVPQYISALTWKSMFNYSYGAINIALKTLGFTPINWLSDPTMTFVGAIITNIWLGVPFMMMIALGGLQSIDASLYEAAEIDGASNFQKFKNITLPLLKPVMTPAIILGTVWTFNQINVIILIAGGFGNEKTQILVTEVYRLAFNFYRYGYAAAYSVVIFLMLLVFSLFYVRKTGIMKEVD, encoded by the coding sequence ATGTCAACATTAATTGGTAAATTTAAAACTAAAAGGAAACCTAGTTCTCAATTAATAAATAAATCTACACCCTATCTATATATGATGCCTGCAATGATTATTATGCTTGGTATGGTTTTGTATCCCTTTATGTATGGTGTGTGGCTTTCTTTTACTAATATGAGTTTAACTAAATTTTTTAATCCAGATTTTATTGGACTAAGAAACTATATTAGATTATTTCAAGATGGTGTTATTTTTTCAACATTCAATAGAACAATAATTTGGACATTTGTAAATGTATTTTTTCATGTTTCAATCGGTCTTTTCTTAGCAATATTACTAAATAGAAAATTGCCCGGGAAAAGTATTTTAAGAGTATTATTAATAATACCATGGGCAGTTCCACAATATATTTCAGCATTAACTTGGAAATCTATGTTTAATTATTCATATGGTGCTATTAATATTGCTTTGAAAACACTTGGATTTACACCCATCAACTGGCTATCAGATCCTACCATGACTTTTGTGGGAGCAATAATAACTAACATATGGCTTGGTGTACCTTTTATGATGATGATAGCACTTGGTGGACTTCAATCAATTGATGCATCTCTTTACGAAGCTGCAGAAATTGACGGAGCATCAAATTTTCAAAAATTTAAGAATATTACACTTCCACTTTTAAAACCAGTTATGACTCCCGCAATTATTCTTGGTACTGTATGGACATTTAATCAAATAAATGTAATAATTTTAATAGCAGGTGGATTTGGAAATGAAAAGACTCAAATTCTTGTAACTGAAGTTTATAGACTTGCATTTAATTTCTATAGATATGGCTATGCTGCTGCCTACTCCGTAGTAATATTTTTAATGTTATTAGTTTTCTCACTATTTTATGTAAGAAAAACTGGTATTATGAAGGAGGTAGACTAA
- a CDS encoding TRM11 family SAM-dependent methyltransferase, with protein sequence MYNVNYSEYEEDLCNIEVRSLFNMELKDKIFYSKVKIDPSISPFIKNRFKIIYKTLNFEDLLIFVENDKTLKEDFIVKYLKLLSGDPYAANRNSFCKKVASKFRMDPNYRSPKIMYAITFYKGFWYFGELTKNNYKWRNHNNRPYTYSNSLKINMAKVLINIAGKGDLSKTIVDPLCGAGTVLLEGCFAGYDISGYDIGEKISNSAKENVKFFSYKAKVTNKAIQDVNAHYDVSIVDLPYGLRSQITPEGQRVIIENAKRISDRIIVVSSKDISLMIENENLKIVDKCKFIKSVKRDFARYVWVCEHDA encoded by the coding sequence ATGTATAATGTAAATTATTCAGAGTATGAAGAAGACCTTTGCAATATAGAAGTAAGGTCATTATTTAATATGGAATTAAAAGATAAAATATTTTATTCTAAAGTAAAAATTGATCCTTCTATAAGTCCCTTTATAAAAAATAGATTTAAGATTATTTATAAGACATTAAATTTTGAAGATTTACTTATTTTTGTAGAGAATGATAAAACTTTGAAAGAAGATTTTATTGTTAAGTATTTAAAATTACTTAGTGGTGATCCATACGCTGCTAATAGAAATTCATTTTGTAAAAAAGTAGCTAGTAAGTTTAGAATGGATCCTAATTATAGGTCTCCTAAAATTATGTATGCAATAACATTTTATAAAGGGTTTTGGTATTTTGGTGAACTTACTAAAAATAATTACAAGTGGCGTAATCATAACAATAGGCCTTATACTTATTCTAATTCTTTAAAGATAAATATGGCAAAAGTACTAATCAATATTGCAGGTAAAGGTGATTTATCAAAGACGATTGTTGATCCACTTTGCGGTGCAGGTACGGTTTTACTTGAAGGGTGTTTTGCAGGATATGATATTAGTGGATATGATATTGGTGAAAAAATATCAAATAGTGCTAAAGAAAATGTTAAGTTTTTTTCCTATAAGGCCAAAGTAACTAATAAAGCCATTCAGGATGTAAATGCTCACTACGATGTATCGATTGTAGATTTGCCTTATGGTTTGCGTAGTCAAATTACACCTGAAGGACAAAGGGTGATAATAGAAAATGCTAAAAGAATATCAGATAGAATTATTGTAGTATCGTCAAAAGATATTTCACTTATGATAGAAAATGAAAATCTTAAAATAGTTGATAAATGTAAGTTTATAAAAAGTGTAAAGAGAGATTTTGCAAGATATGTTTGGGTCTGTGAGCATGATGCTTAG
- a CDS encoding alpha-amylase family glycosyl hydrolase, whose product MKKLLNLVIMTTVCTILFTGCTLEKKPVSKTNIKYPVINNESKFSLNDKIYFLMVDRFNDASVENNIETNKNVKTTFHGGDILGVKEKLDYIKSMGFTAIWITPVVDNDLGGYHGYWAKDFYNVDENFGTIEDLKELTQEAHKKGIKIILDYVVNHTGPKSDLLTDGKHENWFHYKKIINDYTNKEEVEDGWLAGLPDLNTENPDVRKYLIDNAIWWIKETNVDGFRLDTVRHVPESFWNEFSYKIKEQYPDFYMIGEVWDSNVDTLEKYHELGLDGLLDYSLYYGIKDTFKDGGFVTKLLKAIENDKKFKDPSLNGIFIDNHDNARYFSLVRYNVNYLKEALTFMYSYPEIPIVYYGTEIPMKGGNDPDNRKDMQWNKVKDSKIIPYIKMLNSFRDKYVSNFKVVANDNKFIAYEVSKGNSKALVISNVYNGEKNISFEYKAKSLINYETKEDLSKYLVNGKITMTLKESENIILIVK is encoded by the coding sequence ATGAAAAAACTATTGAATTTAGTAATAATGACAACCGTTTGCACAATTTTATTTACGGGGTGTACTCTAGAAAAAAAGCCAGTATCAAAGACAAACATTAAGTATCCGGTTATAAATAATGAGAGTAAATTTTCTCTAAATGATAAAATTTATTTTTTAATGGTGGATAGATTTAATGATGCTAGCGTAGAAAATAATATTGAAACTAATAAAAATGTTAAAACAACTTTTCATGGTGGAGATATTTTGGGTGTAAAGGAAAAGCTTGATTATATTAAGAGTATGGGATTTACTGCAATATGGATAACGCCAGTTGTTGATAATGATTTGGGTGGATATCATGGTTATTGGGCAAAAGATTTTTATAATGTTGATGAAAATTTTGGAACAATTGAAGATTTAAAAGAATTAACACAAGAAGCTCATAAAAAAGGAATCAAGATTATTCTTGATTATGTAGTTAATCATACTGGACCTAAAAGTGATTTGTTAACTGATGGAAAACATGAAAATTGGTTTCACTACAAAAAAATTATTAATGATTATACTAATAAAGAGGAAGTTGAAGATGGCTGGCTTGCCGGTCTTCCTGATTTAAATACGGAAAATCCAGATGTAAGAAAATATTTAATAGATAATGCTATTTGGTGGATAAAGGAAACTAATGTAGATGGTTTTAGACTTGATACAGTTAGGCACGTTCCAGAAAGCTTTTGGAATGAGTTCTCTTATAAAATCAAAGAACAATATCCTGATTTCTATATGATTGGTGAAGTTTGGGATAGTAATGTAGATACTCTTGAAAAATATCATGAACTTGGGCTCGATGGTCTTCTCGATTATTCTTTGTATTATGGTATTAAAGATACTTTTAAAGATGGAGGTTTTGTTACTAAATTACTTAAAGCAATTGAAAATGATAAGAAATTTAAAGATCCATCATTAAATGGAATATTTATTGATAACCACGATAATGCTAGATATTTTTCATTGGTTAGATATAATGTTAATTATTTAAAAGAAGCTCTAACATTTATGTATTCATATCCGGAAATTCCAATTGTATATTACGGAACTGAAATTCCAATGAAGGGCGGAAATGACCCAGATAATAGAAAAGATATGCAGTGGAACAAAGTTAAAGATTCAAAAATTATCCCTTATATTAAAATGTTAAATAGTTTTAGAGATAAATATGTTAGTAATTTTAAAGTAGTAGCAAATGATAATAAATTTATTGCCTATGAAGTCAGTAAAGGAAATAGTAAAGCTCTAGTAATATCAAATGTATACAATGGTGAAAAAAATATTTCTTTTGAATATAAAGCAAAAAGCTTAATAAATTATGAGACTAAAGAAGATTTAAGCAAGTATCTTGTAAATGGTAAAATTACAATGACTTTAAAAGAAAGTGAAAATATAATTTTAATAGTAAAATAA
- a CDS encoding maltose ABC transporter substrate-binding protein, with protein MKKIISLSLVLVLIFSLTACSKKAPVNQNIELTIWEQMPNDSGQNFDEIAAKFMEANPNITVTRTHYETEQLRTNFQSAALAGEGPDLVYGPSDNVGIFTASTLIQPITNVVSEDFLKKFAPNALSDGKVDGEYWELPDVVGNQIAMLYNKDMIKEAPKTWNDLVKVASKYQDPANGKYGFLYNEKEPFWFVAWFGAYGGQVFDEKRNPMLDSDAMVKALQFTSDIRSKYKLGEVDMNYDMADAMFKDGNAAIILNGAWSWSSYKDAGINLGIAPLPTVPGGTNGMPFSSTKGYMISKFMPEEKKEALNKFFEFFLSSENDAKIALQKAEAPTNLKARELDSVKNDELQKSSLATIDYTTPMPIIPEMRAIWDAIRPELEAVISGDTTPKDAAKEMQKKAIDGINTIKGE; from the coding sequence ATGAAAAAAATTATTAGTTTATCACTTGTATTAGTCCTAATATTTTCATTAACTGCTTGCTCTAAAAAAGCACCTGTTAATCAAAATATTGAATTAACTATTTGGGAACAAATGCCTAACGATTCTGGTCAAAATTTTGATGAAATTGCGGCAAAATTTATGGAAGCTAACCCAAATATAACTGTAACTAGAACTCACTATGAAACAGAGCAACTTAGAACAAATTTCCAAAGTGCTGCTCTTGCTGGTGAAGGTCCAGACTTAGTATACGGTCCAAGTGATAATGTAGGGATTTTTACTGCATCAACTTTAATTCAACCTATTACAAATGTTGTATCAGAAGATTTCCTTAAGAAATTTGCTCCTAATGCTCTTAGTGACGGTAAAGTTGATGGAGAGTACTGGGAACTTCCTGATGTAGTTGGTAATCAAATTGCAATGCTTTATAATAAAGATATGATTAAAGAGGCTCCTAAAACTTGGAATGATTTAGTTAAAGTAGCTTCAAAATACCAAGATCCTGCAAATGGAAAATACGGATTCTTATATAACGAAAAAGAGCCATTCTGGTTTGTTGCATGGTTTGGAGCTTACGGCGGACAAGTATTTGATGAAAAAAGAAATCCTATGCTTGATTCTGACGCAATGGTAAAAGCACTTCAATTTACATCAGATATTAGAAGTAAATATAAACTTGGAGAAGTTGATATGAATTATGATATGGCTGATGCAATGTTTAAAGATGGTAATGCTGCAATTATACTAAACGGTGCTTGGTCTTGGTCTTCATACAAAGATGCTGGAATTAACCTTGGTATCGCACCACTTCCAACAGTTCCTGGTGGAACTAATGGTATGCCTTTCTCTTCTACAAAAGGATATATGATCTCTAAATTTATGCCTGAAGAGAAAAAAGAAGCCTTAAATAAATTCTTTGAATTTTTCTTAAGCTCAGAAAACGATGCTAAAATCGCTCTTCAAAAAGCGGAAGCTCCAACAAACTTAAAAGCAAGAGAACTTGATTCTGTTAAAAATGATGAGCTTCAAAAATCGTCTTTAGCAACAATCGACTATACAACTCCAATGCCTATTATTCCAGAAATGAGAGCAATATGGGATGCAATTAGACCTGAACTTGAAGCTGTGATTTCAGGTGACACTACTCCTAAAGACGCTGCTAAAGAAATGCAAAAGAAAGCAATTGATGGAATAAACACTATTAAAGGTGAATAA
- a CDS encoding sugar ABC transporter permease has translation MKKNLSSHFEKNDSKLKTILIYLILIVFVIISVYPLLNVFSVSLRSNDSLFLTDLKIIPDNWSLDNYRKALFEKDLLIWIRNSLAVSTMTAITGLTLSASAGYAFSRFNFYGKKTSMMLFLVTQMFPAPMLLLPMFIMITKLHLINNFFGLLIPYTATAVPFTVWLMKGYFDTIPKSLEESAYIDGCNSFTAFYKVILPLATPALAISALFAFMSAWSEYIVAQIILRKPDLITLPVGLVQLQMDFTAEWGVYSAAAIITTIPVVILFVSLSKYLVGGLTLGGVKG, from the coding sequence ATGAAAAAAAATTTATCATCACATTTTGAAAAAAATGATTCAAAATTAAAAACTATATTAATATATTTAATACTTATAGTGTTTGTTATTATCTCAGTTTATCCACTACTAAATGTTTTTTCAGTTTCTCTTAGATCAAATGACTCATTATTTTTAACAGATTTAAAAATAATACCAGACAACTGGTCTTTAGACAATTATAGAAAAGCTCTATTTGAAAAAGACTTACTAATATGGATAAGAAACAGTCTAGCCGTATCAACCATGACAGCTATTACCGGACTCACACTTTCAGCAAGTGCTGGCTACGCTTTTTCAAGATTTAATTTTTACGGCAAAAAAACATCTATGATGTTATTTCTAGTAACGCAGATGTTTCCAGCACCAATGTTACTTCTTCCAATGTTTATTATGATTACTAAACTACACTTAATAAACAACTTTTTTGGACTGTTAATACCTTATACTGCTACAGCTGTACCATTTACGGTTTGGCTTATGAAAGGCTATTTTGATACCATTCCAAAATCACTTGAAGAAAGCGCATATATTGATGGATGCAACTCATTTACAGCATTTTATAAAGTTATATTACCTTTAGCGACTCCTGCACTTGCAATATCAGCATTATTTGCATTTATGAGTGCTTGGTCAGAATATATCGTAGCGCAAATTATACTAAGAAAACCCGATTTAATAACTTTACCAGTAGGATTAGTTCAACTTCAAATGGATTTTACTGCAGAGTGGGGTGTATACTCGGCTGCTGCCATTATTACCACTATACCAGTAGTAATATTGTTTGTAAGCTTATCCAAATACCTTGTTGGCGGACTTACTCTTGGCGGAGTAAAAGGATAA